AAGGCCTCGTTGCCGATCACCGCATGACGCGGCTCGAAGAGCTTCTTCAGCACCGAGACGTCGCCATTGGAATCGGTCGCCTCCAGATCGGAATCGACGAGATCGAAGACCGTGAACTCAGCCTGTGCGCCGACGGATAGACGGTCGTCCATCGACAGCTTGATGACCGAGGCCGGTGCATGGGTGACGGCATCGATCACCTTGTCGAAGGGCATGCCGACCGAGAGCAGCTTCGACATGGTCGTTGCCAGATCCCAGACCGGGAAGTTCATCGAATGGCCATGCAGGTCGGTGGAAATCGAGAAGGGCAGCAGGCCGCGGGCGATTGCCGCTTCCGCCACCTTGAAGGAAAAGGAGGCGCCGCCATGGCCGATGTCGAGACGGATGCCTTCGGATGCACAGCGTTCGGCGAGATTGAAGAGATCTTCGTCCTCCATGATGCTCGAACCCGCCTTGCCGTTGAAGCAATGGGTGACGACATCGCCGGGACCGAGGATTTCCAGCACCTCGTCATAAAGTGCCGGCGGTTCGCCGACATGCACCATCATCGGCACTTTGAGGATCTTGGCGATCTTCTTGCCGAGCTTGACGGGGGTGACGCCCCAGGAGCCGGTGATCACGTGGCTGGCGCGCACCTTGATGCCGACGATATGCTCGCTGTTTTCTGCATAACATTCGAGGATGCGGTCGAGGTCGATATCCCTGATGTCACGCAGTTCGGCGACACGGTTG
The window above is part of the Rhizobium sp. WYJ-E13 genome. Proteins encoded here:
- a CDS encoding amidohydrolase/deacetylase family metallohydrolase, with translation MTGETAGKPLLLTNVKPVGFGAGTPDGAIDILVGADGKIARLGPQLSVADDVARIDGNGAFVSPGWIDLHVHIWHGGTDISIRPSECGLQRGVTTLVDAGSAGEANFHGFREYIIEPSKERIKAFLNLGSIGLVACNRVAELRDIRDIDLDRILECYAENSEHIVGIKVRASHVITGSWGVTPVKLGKKIAKILKVPMMVHVGEPPALYDEVLEILGPGDVVTHCFNGKAGSSIMEDEDLFNLAERCASEGIRLDIGHGGASFSFKVAEAAIARGLLPFSISTDLHGHSMNFPVWDLATTMSKLLSVGMPFDKVIDAVTHAPASVIKLSMDDRLSVGAQAEFTVFDLVDSDLEATDSNGDVSVLKKLFEPRHAVIGNEAFTSSRYVPRARKLVRHSHGYSYR